The following are encoded in a window of Clostridium thermarum genomic DNA:
- a CDS encoding Crp/Fnr family transcriptional regulator: MAHCEKECLKCTGKYCVSKVYIFSTIQPENFKKISEIIVTRKYKKGQVIFFEGDVEDKLYIVNKGKIKIYKYNKEGREQILYILSEGEFIGDMSLLKKGNFQFNAEALEDTYICTIAKDDFDAIVTKYPEITLKILEVLHDRLMNLENLIQNLSTKDVEVRIASMLKAFAKDFGIKTGEGIVIELPLNREEMANYIGVTRETISRKLTVLQDDDIIELIGNKKILIKDESYLEL; this comes from the coding sequence GTGGCACATTGTGAGAAGGAATGCCTAAAGTGCACCGGTAAGTATTGTGTATCAAAGGTCTATATATTTTCAACTATCCAGCCTGAAAATTTCAAAAAGATATCAGAGATCATAGTAACAAGGAAATATAAAAAGGGACAGGTTATATTCTTTGAGGGTGACGTGGAAGATAAGCTCTATATAGTAAATAAAGGGAAGATAAAGATTTACAAGTATAATAAAGAGGGCAGGGAACAGATTCTCTACATATTGTCGGAAGGTGAATTTATTGGGGATATGAGCTTGCTAAAGAAGGGCAACTTTCAATTTAATGCAGAAGCCTTGGAGGATACCTATATTTGTACAATAGCAAAGGATGACTTTGATGCCATTGTTACCAAATACCCAGAAATCACATTGAAAATATTAGAGGTTCTGCATGACCGATTAATGAATCTGGAGAATCTTATTCAAAACCTAAGTACCAAGGATGTAGAAGTAAGAATCGCATCCATGCTTAAGGCTTTTGCCAAGGATTTTGGCATCAAGACAGGAGAGGGCATTGTCATAGAGCTCCCGCTGAATCGTGAGGAAATGGCCAACTATATTGGGGTAACCAGAGAAACCATAAGCAGAAAGCTTACAGTCCTTCAGGATGATGACATAATTGAACTCATTGGTAATAAGAAAATTCTTATTAAAGATGAAAGTTATTTGGAACTATAA
- a CDS encoding CPCC family cysteine-rich protein, translating to MEKYACPCCGYKTLTEEPPGTFDICRVCFWEDDDTQYYDPDFAGGVNGISLREAQKNFEKIGACKKDSLKYVRKPKENEARDEEWAPLE from the coding sequence ATGGAAAAATATGCTTGTCCCTGCTGCGGCTATAAAACATTAACGGAGGAGCCACCGGGAACCTTTGATATTTGCAGGGTATGTTTTTGGGAAGATGATGATACTCAGTACTATGACCCTGACTTTGCGGGAGGAGTTAATGGCATATCCCTTCGAGAGGCTCAAAAAAATTTTGAAAAAATAGGTGCCTGTAAGAAAGATTCATTAAAGTACGTGAGAAAGCCAAAAGAAAATGAGGCAAGAGATGAAGAATGGGCACCACTTGAATAA
- a CDS encoding FprA family A-type flavoprotein, with product MDKIQIAEKSFWVGKVDDRPVPFHRLILEKGTTYNSYLLETEKPTLIDTVDIAFGGEFVKKLSNIIDLNTLKYVVINHIEPDHAGALPALMNKAKNAVIVTTEKAKELLNGMFKLHNREYLIVKDGDTLDIGGKTLKFFETPYLHTEETMITYCVEDKILYPCDLFSTHIANHELFNDLAKEDITEDFKVYYQLIMRPHRPYVREMLEKLKTVEIDMIAPSHGYVLRDNAAKYIALYDEMSQKSVSDKKALIIYSTMTGNTGKIANNIYEGLTEAGMETHILNVKSSSIETVNEMAAASDVIIIGSSTRYGDMIGNIEDYIKEIIKLDLSGKCGFAFGSYGWSGEAIEIINDYLKKSNIKVLDSSTLIKATGANDVQLPLRINFYGDDERAEAAINAGRVAAEAL from the coding sequence ATGGATAAAATACAAATTGCAGAAAAATCATTTTGGGTTGGTAAGGTTGATGACAGACCGGTTCCTTTCCACAGACTTATATTAGAAAAAGGGACAACTTATAATTCTTATTTATTAGAAACAGAAAAGCCTACATTAATAGATACTGTTGATATAGCATTTGGTGGAGAATTTGTTAAAAAACTTTCTAACATTATAGACCTAAACACATTGAAGTATGTAGTAATAAATCACATTGAGCCTGACCATGCCGGAGCACTTCCTGCCCTTATGAATAAGGCAAAGAATGCTGTAATTGTTACAACTGAAAAAGCAAAAGAGCTCTTAAATGGTATGTTCAAGCTTCATAATAGAGAATATCTCATAGTAAAGGATGGAGATACGCTGGACATCGGTGGTAAGACATTGAAGTTCTTTGAAACTCCATATCTTCATACTGAGGAAACTATGATAACCTACTGCGTAGAGGATAAGATTTTATATCCCTGCGATCTTTTTAGCACTCATATTGCCAACCATGAATTATTCAACGATTTGGCAAAGGAAGATATCACAGAGGACTTCAAGGTTTACTATCAGTTAATTATGAGACCTCACAGACCTTATGTAAGAGAAATGCTTGAAAAGTTAAAGACTGTTGAAATAGATATGATTGCTCCTTCTCACGGTTATGTGCTAAGAGATAATGCTGCAAAATACATTGCACTTTACGATGAAATGAGCCAGAAATCCGTATCTGATAAAAAAGCCCTAATCATATACAGCACAATGACAGGCAACACCGGTAAAATTGCAAATAATATATATGAAGGACTCACTGAAGCAGGTATGGAAACACACATCCTGAATGTAAAGAGTTCTTCCATCGAAACTGTGAATGAAATGGCAGCAGCTAGCGATGTTATTATAATTGGAAGCTCCACACGTTATGGAGATATGATTGGAAATATAGAAGACTATATCAAGGAAATTATAAAGTTAGACCTATCCGGAAAATGCGGTTTTGCCTTTGGTTCTTACGGCTGGAGCGGAGAAGCCATAGAAATAATAAATGACTACTTAAAGAAGAGTAACATCAAGGTTCTGGATTCATCCACTCTAATCAAGGCCACTGGAGCAAATGACGTTCAGTTACCACTTAGAATCAACTTCTATGGGGATGACGAAAGAGCTGAGGCTGCAATAAATGCAGGAAGAGTTGCTGCAGAAGCTTTATAA